A part of Gambusia affinis linkage group LG19, SWU_Gaff_1.0, whole genome shotgun sequence genomic DNA contains:
- the LOC122822005 gene encoding uncharacterized protein LOC122822005, producing MSDPTSDQFQKLICELRRQRLMLDVQSSQRTRKEEKNQLKKLAETNCSNPVVLKWLRENSFSKLVEMFNFFKKHIDEEEKKNHSDIVDITFMAHGSIRDFMIPASCLLPLASIRDVVLYAPWNCISAGAELTYAMATGKLKPQHRVFYCSKKEGCSVPDEKHRPVKLPDRWNSMKQAGDQMIPNISVSPLRPDDGVWESFEDLTKQYGPVGTNRIVIPFILPEKESVPFSVVTLALSLVLLQSRFKATVHLNACLADKSVGQKLDRKYLERQYACAVDDTGMKGSDDIFRQNKQVCHQVISDKTSELQMLPDLMKHSSSFNGR from the exons ATGAGTGACCCAACAAGTGACCAATTCCAGAAACTGATTTGTGAGCTGAGAAGACAGAGATTGATGCT AGATGTTCAATCTTcacaaagaacaagaaaagaagaaaagaaccaACTGAAGAAGCTCGCAGAGACAAATTGTTCAAATCCAGTCGTTTTGAAGTGGCTGAGAGAAAATTCCTTCTCCAAGCTGGTGGAGATGttcaacttctttaaaaaacacatagatgaggaggagaagaagaaccaCAGCGACATTGTGGACATCACCTTCATGGCTCATGGATCAATCAGAGACTTCATGATCCCAGCCAGCTGTCTGCTGCCTCTGGCCTCCATCAGAGACGTGGTTCTTTATGCTCCCTGGAACTGCATCTCTGCAGGTGCAGAGCTAACATACGCCATGGCTACAGGAAAACTGAAGCCTCAGCACAGAGTCTTCTACTGCTCCAAGAAGGAAGGATGTTCAGTTCCTGATGAAAAACACCGACCCGTGAAACTACCAGACCGCTGGAACTCAATGAAACAGGCTGGAGACCAGATGATCCCAAACATCTCAGTTAGTCCTCTACGACCAGACGATGGTGTCTGGGAAAGCTTTGAGGATCTCACCAAACAATACGGTCCTGTTGGGACAAACCGGATCGTCATTCCCTTCATCCTCCCAGAAAAAGAATCAGTCCCGTTCTCTGTGGTCACCTTGGCCCTGtctctggttctgctccagTCCAGGTTTAAAGCCACCGTCCACCTGAACGCCTGTCTGGCAGACAAATCTGTTGGACAGAAGCTGGACAGAAAATATCTGGAGAGGCAGTACGCCTGCGCTGTTGATGATACTGGAATGAAAGGTTCTGATGACATCTTCAGG caaaacaaacaggtgTGTCACCAGGTGATCAGTGATAAAACCTCAGAGCTTCAGATGTTACCTGATCTGATGAAGCACAGCTCTTCATTTAACGGCAGGTAA
- the LOC122821803 gene encoding uncharacterized protein LOC122821803, producing MDVADMLIDKIFQWVKLQKEAAEKFDKLATELEETKKGCNISKVVGSSVSVGGAAAMTVSGISALVTGGAAIPFLFAAGAVASGLGLTTNLTSDVVDITVASLNMKEAKQTGEKIENLEKGIEKLMETLKEEGERREKQASSVEKLSPEDYVVEMIVRAMAKREGLMLNARISLQNMLSGFSKTLISDKEADFALLGISLASKFAMIAARKSGKRLVLNGFPKLAAAMGAKAAGKVVGQVGAGVVGLAFSVPELVINCVDVNNCKTEASQSLRKNAVDIRKASDQMETDLKNIQSIFRRLAKIKRSIETKNKSSDDHQTLLKFALDTCKDESVRKWLRENADSKIFSNLVDMFQFKKEKLDEEEEKNLKIASGRNLRGWKADMATREETISSSH from the exons ATGGATGTAGCCGACATGCTCATAGATAAAATCTTCCAGTGGGTGAAGCTGCAGAAAGAAGCTGCAGAGAAGTTTGACAAACTGGCCACTGAGCTGGAGGAAACCAAGAAAGGTTGCAACATCAGCAAAGTTGTAGGCAGCTCAGTGTCTGTGGGAGGAGCGGCGGCCATGACAGTTTCTGGCATATCAGCCCTGGTCACTGGAGGAGCTGCGATCCCGTTCCTGTTCGCGGCTGGAGCCGTGGCCTCTGGCCTCGGTCTGACCACTAACCTGACCTCAGATGTTGTGGACATCACTGTGGCCAGCCTAAACATGAAAGAAGCCAAACAGACGGGTGAGAAGATTGAGAATCTCGAAAAGGGGATTGAGAAACTGATGGAAACGCTAAAGGAGGAAGGAGAGCGGAGGGAGAAACAGGCTTCATCTGTTGAGAAACTTTCTCCAGAAGATTATGTTGTAGAAATGATCGTGAGGGCCATGGCCAAACGAGAGGGGCTGATGCTGAACGCCAGGATCAGTCTGCAGAACATGCTGTCTGGTTTCTCCAAAACACTAATCAGTGATAAGGAGGCAGATTTCGCTCTTCTTGGGATTTCTTTAGCTTCCAAGTTTGCGATGATCGCAGCTAGAAAGTCTGGGAAGAGGTTGGTGTTAAATGGCTTTCCAAAGCTGGCAGCAGCCATGGGAGCAAAAGCTGCAGGCAAAGTAGTCGGACAG GTTGGCGCAGGAGTGGTTGGGTTGGCGTTTTCAGTTCCTGAGCTGGTGATCAACTGTGTCGATGTGAATAACTGTAAGACTGAAGCCAGTCAGAGTCTGAGGAAGAACGCTGTGGACATTCGGAAAGCTTCTGACCAGATGGAAACCGAccttaaaaacattca ATCGATCTTCCGGAGGTTAGCCAAGATTAAACGCAGCattgaaaccaaaaacaagagCAGTGACGACCATCAAACTCTGCTGAAGTTTGCACTGGATACCTGCAAAGATGAATCCGTTAGGAAGTGGCTCAGGGAAAATGCAGACTCTAAGATCTTCTCCAACCTGGTGGACATGTTCCAGTTCAAGAAGGAAAAGcttgatgaggaagaggagaagaaccTAAAGATAGCTTCTGGAAGAAATTTGAGAGGCTGGAAAGCAGACATGGCAACCCGGGAAGAAACCATATCCTCATCCCATTGA
- the LOC122821759 gene encoding uncharacterized protein LOC122821759, translating into MDVADMLIDKIFKWVKLQKEAAEKFDKLATELEETKKGCNIGKVVGSSVSVGGAAAMTVSGISALVTGGAAIPFLFTAGAVASGLGLTTNLTSDVVDITVASLNMKEAKQTGEKIENLEKGIEKLMKTLKEEGERMEKQASSVEKLSPEDYVVEMIVRAMAKREGLMLNARISLQNMLSGFSKTLISDKEADFALLGISLASKFAMIAARKSGKSLVSNGLPELAAAMGAKAAGKAVGRVGAGVVGLAFSVPELVINCVDVNNCKTEASQSLRKNAVDIRKASDQMETDLKNIQSIFRRLAKIKRSIETKNKSSDDHQTLLKFALDTCKDESVRKWLRENADSKIFSNLVDMFQFLKEKIDEEEEKNHSNEVDITFVAHGAITASMMPASCLLPLTTVSDVVLYSPWNCYLEATAAYGIATGKIQPVHREFYCSPDRGCKVPDNRHRPKHLPDGWNSMKKTGNQEIPNIIVSPLKTPEDGVWKKFERLESRHGNPGRNHILIPLILPEENDEDDEDIPLPVVTLALSLVLMFSRFQATLHLTVCLGKLSRKMKLDEEALKQQYACTIDFTGMTSADKMLASTFQSMISSVIKFFRRTESSAENQVHERLAKAFKAMFG; encoded by the exons ATGGATGTAGCCGACATGCTCATAGATAAAATCTTCAAGTGGGTGAAGCTGCAGAAAGAAGCTGCAGAGAAGTTTGACAAACTGGCCACTGAGCTGGAGGAAACCAAGAAAGGTTGCAACATCGGCAAAGTTGTAGGCAGCTCAGTGTCTGTGGGAGGAGCGGCGGCCATGACAGTTTCTGGCATATCAGCCCTGGTCACTGGAGGAGCTGCGATCCCGTTCCTGTTCACAGCTGGAGCCGTGGCCTCTGGCCTCGGTCTGACCACTAACCTGACCTCAGATGTTGTGGACATCACTGTGGCCAGCTTAAACATGAAAGAAGCCAAACAGACGGGTGAGAAGATTGAGAATCTCGAAAAGGGAATTGAGAAACTGATGAAAACGCTAAAGGAGGAAGGAGAGCGGATGGAGAAACAGGCTTCATCTGTTGAGAAACTTTCTCCAGAAGATTATGTTGTAGAAATGATCGTGAGGGCCATGGCCAAACGAGAGGGGCTGATGCTGAACGCCAGGATCAGTCTGCAGAACATGCTGTCTGGTTTCTCCAAAACACTAATCAGTGATAAGGAGGCAGATTTCGCTCTTCTTGGGATTTCTTTAGCTTCCAAGTTTGCGATGATCGCAGCTAGAAAGTCTGGGAAGAGTTTGGTGTCAAATGGTCTTCCAGAGCTGGCAGCAGCCATGGGAGCAAAAGCTGCAGGCAAAGCAGTCGGACGG GTTGGAGCAGGAGTGGTTGGGTTGGCGTTTTCAGTTCCTGAGCTGGTGATCAACTGTGTCGATGTGAATAACTGTAAGACTGAAGCCAGTCAGAGTCTGAGGAAGAACGCTGTGGACATTCGGAAAGCTTCTGACCAGATGGAAACCGAccttaaaaacattca ATCGATCTTCCGGAGGTTAGCCAAGATTAAACGCAGCattgaaaccaaaaacaagagCAGTGACGACCATCAAACTCTGCTGAAGTTTGCACTGGATACCTGCAAAGATGAATCCGTTAGGAAGTGGCTCAGGGAAAATGCAGACTCTAAGATCTTCTCCAACCTGGTGGACATGTTCCAGTTCCTGAAGGAAAAGattgatgaggaagaggagaagaaccACAGCAACGAAGTTGACATCACCTTTGTGGCTCATGGAGCGATCACTGCCTCCATGATGCCAGCCAGCTGCCTGCTGCCTCTGACCACCGTCTCCGACGTTGTCCTGTACTCGCCCTGGAACTGCTACCTTGAAGCTACCGCGGCGTACGGTATCGCCACAGGGAAGATTCAACCTGTCCACAGAGAGTTTTACTGCTCACCTGATCGTGGATGCAAGGTTCCAGATAACAGGCATCGACCCAAACATCTCCCTGATGGGTGGAACTCCatgaagaaaactggaaatcaaGAGATTCCCAACATCATCGTGTCTCCTTTAAAAACACCTGAAGATGGCGTCTGGAAGAAATTTGAGAGGCTGGAAAGCAGACATGGCAACCCTGGAAGAAACCATATCCTCATCCCATTGATCCTCCCAGAGGaaaatgatgaagatgatgaagacaTCCCTCTGCCTGTGGTCACCTTGGCTCTGTCGCTGGTGCTCATGTTCTCCAGGTTTCAGGCAACGCTCCACCTCACCGTCTGTCTGGGGAAACTctccagaaaaatgaaactggaTGAGGAAGCTCTGAAGCAGCAGTATGCCTGCACCATCGACTTCACAGGAATGACCTCAGCTGACAAGATGTTGGCTTCCACGTTCCAATCTATGATATCTTCAGTGATAAAATTCTTCAGAAGAACAGAAAGCAGTGCAGAAAACCAAGTACATGAGAGGCTGGCCAAAGCTTTCAAAGCCATGTTCGGTTGA
- the LOC122822006 gene encoding uncharacterized protein LOC122822006: MNWFSSSEFSHSQNDFLFLLQVKSFVFDPDHSLTMNNLKTDLLQDLLISLVELETRLILAALRKHIHIIESTKGSDEWKRLMKLAEDNCTNQTVLKWLKEKPFTFSKLVDMFNFFKKHIDDEEKKNHSDTVDITFVAHGSIGDFMIPASCLLPLASIRDVVLYAPWNCISAGAELTYAMATGKLKPQHRVFHCNKKDECSVPDEKHRPVKLPDRWNSMKQAGDQMIPNISVSPLRPDDGVWKSFESLTKKYGPVGRNRIVIPFILPEEKSDSVPFSVVTLALSLVLLQSRFNATVHLDTCLADKSIGQKLDREYLEKQYAYTPDDTLMICSNDIFSFSFIDYFKSFFS; this comes from the exons ATGAACTGGTTCAGCAGTTCAGAATTTTCTCATTctcaaaatgattttcttttccttctccaggttaagagttttgtttttgaccctGATCATTCACTGACTATGAACAACCTGAAAACTGATTTACTCCAGGATCTGCTGATTTCTCTAGTGGAGCTGGAAACGCGGTTAATTTT ggcAGCTCTCCGTAAACATATTCACATTATTGAAAGCACAAAGGGCTCAGATGAGTGGAAGAGGCTGATGAAGCTTGCAGAGGACAACTGCACCAATCAAACCGTCCTCAAGTGGCttaaagaaaaacctttcacCTTCTCCAAGCTGGTGGAcatgtttaatttctttaaaaagcacATAGATgatgaggagaagaagaaccACAGCGACACTGTGGACATCACCTTTGTGGCTCATGGATCAATCGGAGACTTCATGATCCCAGCCAGCTGTCTGCTGCCTCTGGCCTCCATCAGGGATGTTGTTCTTTATGCTCCCTGGAACTGCATCTCTGCAGGCGCAGAGCTAACATATGCCATGGCAACAGGAAAACTGAAGCCTCAGCACAGAGTCTTCCACTGCAACAAGAAGGATGAATGTTCAGTTCCTGATGAAAAACACCGACCCGTGAAACTACCGGACCGCTGGAACTCAATGAAACAGGCTGGAGACCAGATGATCCCAAACATCTCAGTTAGTCCTCTACGACCAGACGATGGTGTCTGGAAAAGCTTTGAGTCTCTCACCAAAAAATATGGCCCTGTTGGGAGAAACCGGATCGTCATTCCCTTCATCCTCCCAGAAGAAAAATCAGACAGTGTCCCGTTCTCTGTGGTCACCTTGGCCCTGtctctggttctgctccagTCCAGGTTCAATGCCACTGTCCACCTGGATACCTGTCTGGCAGATAAATCTATTGGACAGAAGCTGGACAGGGAATATCTGGAGAAGCAGTACGCTTATACTCCTGATGATACTCTAATGATATGTTCTAATGACATCTTCAGCTTCTCATTCATAGATTATTTTAAGAGTTTCTTCAGTTAG